A window of Macaca mulatta isolate MMU2019108-1 chromosome 7, T2T-MMU8v2.0, whole genome shotgun sequence genomic DNA:
AGCAGGCTCCATGATggctatttataatttatttataaaaacattttaccaGTGAGTGATGTCTCAAGTGAGAGGTGATAACAGCTACACAAAGCAGTTTATAGCATGCAGTATTTCAATGCCTCTGAGAGGTAGCAAGCTTGTGCTCTCAGATGGCCCTCAGTCCTTCCCCTTGTCATCTTTCTGTCCTAGACTGTGAGCTAACTGCTCACAAGGATTCAGCGGCATGCAAACAGCCTTTAATTGGTTTTCTTCAAAGAGGCATTGTTGACTGGAAAGACTGGCTTGTATTTAAACTCTGCTCTTTTTGCAAATGCCAGACTTTCCCAACAGTATTTCAGAGGAAATTGTTTTGAACAGTTAACCGAATCTGACCAGATTACAGACAGCACCACCCATATTGCTCAATGCTAAGACATAgcatctttgattttctgtatgTCATAACATTCTGAAGCTTGAGTTACTGATGGAGCCATTTTTGCAACTACACATCCTCCTTATAGTTCTTGCTTTCCTTTCAAGCAGATCACAGGGCCCAGGGCAAGATGAGTTCCTTGAGGAGAAGTGCCTGAGACTTAGAAATGCAATTTGTATAACTGACCAGCCTGGCTTTCCCCCTTCTTTAGGAATctgattcttcttcttcctcttcttcctcctcttccgtCACATGACTCTTTGTGCTCAACTCCAGGGTCGTTTGGTTGATTGATGCTTCATTGTCTACATGCACCAACATCTGTATTGGCCAAAGGCATCACAGATTAGTAGGAAAGCTGCTGGCCTCAAAACAGCAAattcttaaaaatgatttaaaatcagATCTCAATTGCGTATCCCCAGTACTTATGACTAAGAGGTATGGCCACTTTCCTTTTATACCCCCACCTCCATTACCAAAATGGGGCAAAGGTAAATGCCCCTGATTCACTAGAATGTTACCTCATTTACAAACATTATTACAGAAAGCTCCATAAGATTTGTGCCAACTTACATGTGCTGCTGTATCATGGTTTTAAATGTCTTAACACACAAAATCTGGGAGAACTCAAATATTGTGTACTTAGAAATAAGATTTTGCTGACTGACTTGAGGGCATTTGGTAAGAGATGAGTATGATGAGGACTGGAACTCATCTTTTAGCACTGTGCTTTGTACTTGAAGCCACACTCTTGATTCCCAAGGTTACTTATTCACAAAAAAGCAAGAGTTTTGACATATCCCTACAAAAATCACTCTCCCCCGGGTTCATCTGAGTAACTAGACAGAATGGATGACGAGGAAGATAGAGGTAAAACATTAGTAACTACTTAATAAATTAATTAGTGTGGTAACCAGCTGGTAGGAAGGTGGGTAATGTAGAGTTGCCACCTTATTAAACCAGAAAATTCTTATCAGCACTTTCCAGAGCCCTTTGGGCTAGGTAATGTGATTTACAACAGTTCTTCACCACCCAAGCAGCATAGGAGCAGAGCAGACTTTGCATTC
This region includes:
- the SNAPC5 gene encoding snRNA-activating protein complex subunit 5 isoform X1, with protein sequence MISSRRGDEMLSSHTVPEQSHDMLVHVDNEASINQTTLELSTKSHVTEEEEEEEEEESDS